The proteins below are encoded in one region of Homo sapiens chromosome 8, GRCh38.p14 Primary Assembly:
- the NTAQ1 gene encoding protein N-terminal glutamine amidohydrolase isoform X1: MEGNGPAAVHYQPASPPRDACVYSSCYCEENIWKLCEYIKNHDQYPLEECYAVFISNERKMIPIWKQQARPGDGPVIWDYHVVLLHVSSGGQNFIYDLDTVLPFPCLFDTYVEDAFKSDDDIHPQFRRKFRVIRADSYLKNFASDRSHMKDSSGNWREPPPPYPCIETGGINPVDNFLTFKKIKGPSPYYYCLAFI, from the exons ATGGAAGGTAATGGCCCCGCTGCTGTCCACTACCAGCCGGCCAGCCCCCCGCGGGACGCCTGCGTCTACAGCAGCTGCTACTG tgaagaaaatatttggaagctCTGTGAATACATCAAAAACCATGACCAGTATCCTTTAGAAGAATGTTATGCTGTCTTCATATCTAATGAGAGGAAGATG ATACCTATCTGGAAACAACAGGCGAGACCTGGAGATGGACCTGTGATCTGG GATTACCATGTTGTTTTGCTTCATGTTTCAAGTGGAGGACAGAACTTCATTTATGATCTCGATACTGTCTTGCCATTTCCCTGCCTCTTTGACACTTATGTAGAAGATGCCTTTAAGTCTGATGATGACATTCACCCACAGTTTAGGAG GAAATTTAGAGTGATCCGTGCAGATTCATATTTGAAGAACTTTGCTTCTGACCGATCTCACATGAAAGACTCCAGTGGGAATTGGAGAGAGCCTCCGCCGCCATATCCCTGCATTGAGACTGGAG GCATCAATCCAGTTGATAATTTCCTGACATTTAAGAAGATAAAGGGTCCTTCACCCTATTACTATTGTTTGGCATTCATATGA
- the NTAQ1 gene encoding protein N-terminal glutamine amidohydrolase isoform X2, with protein MIPIWKQQARPGDGPVIWDYHVVLLHVSSGGQNFIYDLDTVLPFPCLFDTYVEDAFKSDDDIHPQFRRKFRVIRADSYLKNFASDRSHMKDSSGNWREPPPPYPCIETGGINPVDNFLTFKKIKGPSPYYYCLAFI; from the exons ATG ATACCTATCTGGAAACAACAGGCGAGACCTGGAGATGGACCTGTGATCTGG GATTACCATGTTGTTTTGCTTCATGTTTCAAGTGGAGGACAGAACTTCATTTATGATCTCGATACTGTCTTGCCATTTCCCTGCCTCTTTGACACTTATGTAGAAGATGCCTTTAAGTCTGATGATGACATTCACCCACAGTTTAGGAG GAAATTTAGAGTGATCCGTGCAGATTCATATTTGAAGAACTTTGCTTCTGACCGATCTCACATGAAAGACTCCAGTGGGAATTGGAGAGAGCCTCCGCCGCCATATCCCTGCATTGAGACTGGAG GCATCAATCCAGTTGATAATTTCCTGACATTTAAGAAGATAAAGGGTCCTTCACCCTATTACTATTGTTTGGCATTCATATGA